Below is a window of Plasmodium brasilianum strain Bolivian I chromosome 14, whole genome shotgun sequence DNA.
ttctttttattgtaattttataatgaCATACTATattgttcataataatttaaagtaaaagtttgcattattttgtttcttccAATATATCGGTTCCTGCATCGATTttcaatttaattaaatttaatagttattttttctattataggTTATGTTCTAATTAGTCTAACAATATgtttctttaataaaaatattaattcacATTAATATcgctatatttttttttaatttaaaatatatttacgtttcttcttctattttttgtttctttttttttttgtttttgacagaaaataaagaattattaaatactAATTTCCTTTCTGAACATGCTATTAACTTTAATTCAATAAATGAGTTCCTTTTGCTTTCGCAAGGAATTGgtatattttcttatcaGCACATGTTCTTTTTGAACTCTTTCATGTATCATTTTAGTAGAATAACCCTTTCCAGTATGCCCTAATGGCAAAAGTAATAACtactttattaataaaacttttgattttataataattaaaaaaaaaaaaaaaaaatttttgtgcTCTGGTTCAATTGGGCTTATTTATAAGATGTACATCCTTCTCGTATAAACAGATATTATTCTTTACAATATAGAGTACTAGCAAAATATTGACACACACCATAAAcaatctttttaaaaatatctttagCAGTAAAATAttcctatatataatatgtttttattttacataaaccGTGTGACAACGTTAAACATTCAATCATTTTGACTTCTTCGTAatcttaataataaatgtttaaatgtaattgaaaataaataaataaataaaaataaaaattagttCTTAATACAAGTATTAAATATcgaatttaaaattaaaattattcatttaaatgtAGAAGGATAcggaaaacataaaaaattatattcatcaCAATAAAACTATCTACCCTATgcataaaaaacaataaaatcgggatatatttatatacaaacaaGATTTAGCGTTAATGTGTATAACACTCAATTGATTCTACAACTATGCAAGTTAAAAgagaataaatatagaaagtAAAAACGTGATACATTCATTATCAGAAATGGAATGTGTACGTATACAAATACgttaaaaggataaattCGCAATACAAAAAGGAATTACGTATATTCAGTATTAAGCATATTGAATATAATCAATATATTCAATACTTATATAGCAATCCGTTAACGCTTCAATCATTATGCaatatcaaaatattatataaaatgattcTTTATAATGTGCATTCGTTAATGtgtaatataaacaaaaaataccATTAACCTTACATAATAGCATTTTTaatacttaatattttataaaaaaaaaaaaaaaggattttgTATTTCATTTTCCCTCATAAACTCATTTAATTCGAGAAATATCTTATAAATAGTAGTATACCCATAATAGtaactaataataaaaaactttGTGTTCCCATAGTATTCCACGCATAATAACTTCTTACAATACCTGGTATAAGATATAAATCATATTTCTTTAACCATTCATATATCTTAATATCtaaatcatttaaattaatatcaGTCATGTTTTATAATTCCTTTCACTAGtatctatattattatatattccaCCATACGTGTATGGTTCTGTATCACTATGTTCTCCCCACGTATAACGAGAGTTACTATTGTATTCGCTTCTCTTTCTAACATTTTGCGTATTATGATGTACATTTTCTCCTAATACATTGTAACTTCCACTCTCACCCAATAGTCTTTTACTTATTAAATCtaatgtttttaataaatttttctggCTAACCTCGTATTCTATAAAAGAGGGCTAAGATTTTATAattgaattaaatataaaagtatatatttgctatttcttatttttaatgtaattgtataaaacaaaacaccTACAcccacacacacacacacaaaaTCTATTATAAGTTATACATAAACCGTATTAATCAATTACATAGTTATTGGATCTTGGGATGGCCAAAATTAAAAGGactgaaataaaatatttgatagTAAGTTTCAATGAACTTATTATTCCTTTCTTTGGACTATTCGTTAAGGTACAAATACCTTCTGTTGAAAATGGTTTATCTTTAAATCGATCATTCGTTCTCTTCCAGTAAATTGGCATTTTAAAACTACTAATTTAAATGACtttcaattattttcaatataaaaatataaataaatttacttagcattagaaataaatattcaataatGAATACTCaagtaaattaatatttaaaattatacataggaatattaataatttttaaacacgcttaaaatgaaatataaatatataattttaacttATAAAATACTTATTTTGATGTTCATACTTTACGCTTTTTCTTCTTAACCtcttttaaatttcatttaaaatggGAACCTATAGAGGAAGAACTATATAatatcaaaattaaaaatgataggaaaattttttttataataatatagcgTAACGAAGACATAATTAAGAATACTTCACCTTTTTACActaagttaaaaataaacttaGATTAATttggaatatataaattagcTTTATTTTTGCGTACTGcacttttaatttattgagaaatattattacagaTGATATAAATCATTAAATATTGAACATTTACATAGTAGCTAATttagtttatattttaaaagctTAAATGGTAATAGTgtgtattatacatataaaaaaactttttcaGTACATAATCTTCGTAAATTTATTCTCATGTAACaatttattcaaattatttatattatatgttgtATTATGAAAtgtatcttttcttttttttttaaatataatatttaaaacttttattgAATCTGTCTCtaaatttatgaatttatattgAAATGCGGAAGTATTAAaatcattaataaaaatttatgcatACATCCATATTTgctttaaaaaacatattactaataatttttaaaaataatcataattatatatatatatatatatatatattatcaataCTATAAGCAATTAtgcttttatttaatgaactATTAAGTGTCCCCCTAACATAACGAATTTGAACATggtaattttaatttttacataagaataaaatattgatatatatataatgtaatttgtttaaaaagCAAATGTATtgactttttaaaatgttataatatgtaaaatattcttaaatattCTTAACAAAATACATATTACGCTTACTTTGGTTAATCAATCAGTTAcacatttttcttaattaactttttctattattgtAATGATAAAAACATGATCTAttaagtacaaaaaaaaaaaaaaaaaaggtgcaTTTCCTAAGGTAGTTTTCTCTTATTTCATTCCTACGTAATTACATAACATATTATTCGTTTACCCTTTATGTTAACAGAACAAATAACAATTAagcaataattatatttaacatgtagtaaattacataaaactCTTTTAGAAGGTtaagatatattaaatgatcattaagatttaaattaatgtaaacctttttactttttataactttattttttttattaataaaattatatttcacttcactaaatatttcttaaaatctGTAAATTTCTTCTccatatatctatattataaactatatacaataaaaggAGGAACACTAAAATatcttaaataatttatcatttacACTCATAAActacttatgtatattattttaatataacatacTTTTTTTGGCATTctcaattaattttaaaattataaatattttccttgCATACTATATTAAATCCTTATTATActctattataattatttttagtgca
It encodes the following:
- a CDS encoding hypothetical protein (conserved Plasmodium protein); translated protein: MPIYWKRTNDRFKDKPFSTEGICTLTNSPKKGIISSLKLTIKYFISVLLILAIPRSNNYPSFIEYEVSQKNLLKTLDLISKRLLGESGSYNVLGENVHHNTQNVRKRSEYNSNSRYTWGEHSDTEPYTYGGIYNNIDTSERNYKT